ATAGCCAGACATCATCTCAAGAATATGATAGTTTACAGGTGTACCTTTTTTTGCACCATCCAAATCAATAAGGTGTAATCGATTGATCCCATGATCCTCGAATTGACGGGCAAGGTCTATCGGACTTTCGTTATAGATTTTTCCGGAAGAATAATCGCCTCTGGTCAGTCTGGTTACTTTGCCATCCTTAATTGAAATCGAAGGAACTAAAAGCATATATTTAATGGGTTACAGGTAAACAAATAAAACTAATGTAGAATTACATCAGCGAATTTGCGCTTTAAACTATTGTTAATTCTACAGGCAATGGGAAAAAGTCCATCAAACCACCACAATTAGGAAATGGGCGGATACACAATATAACGAAATTAGTCCATTTTTACAAGCTTAAAACCTTGTCCATGAACCGTAAGAATATGTACGGATTCCTCTTCCTTTAGATACTTTCTGAGTTTAGCGATATAGACATCCATGCTCCTTGCATTAAAATAACTATCATCCTTCCATATAGCCATCAATGCAACACTTCGATCCAACGTCTCATTCATGTGATCACAAAACAGCTTTAGCAATTCATTTTCCCTTGAGGTTAATTTAATCTCTCCTGACGGCCTTTCAAGTACACTTTTATCATAACGAAAAAGCATTGAACCCAACTCATAAGACGTTTTATTCAACTTTCCATTGCCTTTATTATTCGTTCTTTTTAATATGACCTGTATGCGAAGTAAGAGCTCTTCCATACTGAAAGGCTTCGTCAAATAATCGTCAGCGCCCAACTTGAGGCCTTCGATGG
The sequence above is drawn from the Reichenbachiella sp. genome and encodes:
- a CDS encoding response regulator transcription factor, which produces MSKVKILLVEDDPNLGQILNEYLQLKGYETVLCQDGEAGFRAFQEGDFDFCILDVMMPKKDGFSLARDIRAMDKQAPLIFLTAKSMKEDTIEGLKLGADDYLTKPFSMEELLLRIQVILKRTNNKGNGKLNKTSYELGSMLFRYDKSVLERPSGEIKLTSRENELLKLFCDHMNETLDRSVALMAIWKDDSYFNARSMDVYIAKLRKYLKEEESVHILTVHGQGFKLVKMD